In 'Nostoc azollae' 0708, the following are encoded in one genomic region:
- a CDS encoding Nif3-like dinuclear metal center hexameric protein, which translates to MTIADLITWFEEWANPAWCESWDNSGWQIEPGVLEQEARVLVCLTPTLSVMAEAIALNANLIFAHHPLIFHPLKSLRTGEALAEMARLAFTHNIGIYTAHTNFDQVNDGTADVLAQMLHLQAVSPIVPTQLGLGYGRVGMLKPSLKLQELLTTIQTQLRPPKLIFSPTADLQQEISRVAVLGGSGAGFISAVVKTNAQAYLTADCKFHQFQESRDQGLILIDVGHYASERPSCDCLAQKFQSLDLDWVQLSQKDEDFRQFLSH; encoded by the coding sequence ATGACAATTGCTGATTTAATCACCTGGTTTGAAGAATGGGCTAATCCGGCTTGGTGCGAAAGCTGGGATAATTCCGGTTGGCAGATTGAGCCAGGTGTATTGGAGCAAGAGGCACGAGTTTTAGTATGTTTAACTCCGACTTTGTCCGTAATGGCAGAAGCTATCGCACTCAATGCTAATCTAATTTTTGCTCATCATCCCCTAATTTTTCATCCCCTCAAATCTCTTCGCACTGGGGAAGCACTGGCAGAAATGGCGCGGTTAGCTTTTACTCACAATATTGGTATCTACACCGCTCATACAAATTTTGATCAGGTAAATGATGGCACAGCGGATGTTTTGGCCCAAATGTTACACCTGCAAGCAGTATCTCCCATAGTTCCCACCCAATTAGGTTTAGGATATGGGCGAGTAGGAATGCTCAAACCATCTTTAAAATTGCAGGAATTACTAACCACTATTCAAACTCAACTTCGTCCACCAAAGTTGATTTTTTCACCCACTGCTGATTTACAACAAGAAATTTCACGAGTTGCTGTTTTGGGAGGTTCTGGTGCAGGTTTTATTTCCGCAGTTGTGAAAACCAACGCCCAAGCCTATCTCACCGCCGACTGTAAATTTCATCAGTTTCAAGAAAGTAGAGATCAAGGATTGATTCTAATTGATGTGGGACATTACGCCAGTGAACGCCCATCCTGCGATTGCTTGGCGCAAAAATTTCAATCACTTGATTTAGATTGGGTGCAACTGAGTCAAAAAGATGAAGACTTCCGCCAGTTTTTATCTCATTAA
- a CDS encoding MBL fold metallo-hydrolase, with product MRDDLSVSSHSDGGETNGELECLPYSVQHEDEGVCLLVRMGPHRILLDCGLADISSLYGGITTSVHRGNLPPPVDLVLISHAHADHARGLLSLNQAFPMLPIYASEVTSKLLPLNWPEQDPEDIPAFCHALPLRSPVEIQENLIVELFPAGHLPGAVAILLTYHTQNRDYKLLYTGDFFLSNSRLVEGLRLEELRGLNLNVLLIEGSYGTSRHPHRRNQENQLAERINRAITTGAPEMNADHCSVILPTPALGLGQELLMLLRSHHHFTGRDLDIWVDGAVATGCDAYLELLPHLPASVQNFARHQPLFWDERVRPRVRRLKAEDLATLGSTPCIVLTDSTADLSKYCRPNTGPWLILLPEKIDIKVNQEYLAPTTFESYLLAQHSDGPGTTQLIHNLRPQHVVFVHGSPAYLADLTSLEELQNRYHIHSPAAGILVELPIGETFLQPSAPETNYEGELTELEKVITISLPDAITSDPRWQQFADTGLIEARWQGEELILRGLSQRELLNQNSVDLTRSRYPYTWSDLECCGTCRYQRGQRCWNPAAPLYNFKVTLEGYCPAYENLSNQES from the coding sequence ATGAGGGATGATCTTTCCGTATCCTCTCACTCTGATGGTGGGGAAACGAATGGTGAATTAGAATGTCTGCCCTATAGTGTTCAGCATGAAGATGAAGGTGTATGTCTACTAGTGCGGATGGGGCCACACCGCATTCTATTAGATTGTGGTTTAGCAGATATTTCATCTCTGTATGGGGGAATAACTACTTCGGTACACAGAGGTAATTTACCACCACCAGTAGATTTAGTATTGATTAGTCATGCTCATGCAGATCATGCTAGGGGTTTGCTGTCGCTAAATCAAGCTTTTCCCATGTTACCTATCTATGCTAGTGAGGTGACTAGTAAGTTATTGCCGTTAAATTGGCCAGAACAAGATCCTGAAGACATTCCTGCATTTTGTCATGCTTTGCCGTTGCGATCGCCTGTAGAAATTCAAGAAAATCTAATTGTAGAATTATTTCCCGCCGGACACCTACCAGGGGCTGTGGCCATTCTCCTCACCTACCATACCCAAAACCGCGATTACAAATTACTTTACACAGGGGATTTTTTCCTATCTAATTCTCGGCTGGTAGAAGGCTTACGTTTGGAAGAATTACGGGGATTAAATTTAAATGTGCTGTTAATAGAGGGCAGTTATGGCACATCCCGTCATCCCCATCGCCGCAACCAAGAAAATCAACTAGCAGAAAGAATTAATCGAGCCATCACGACTGGTGCGCCAGAGATGAACGCCGATCATTGTTCTGTCATTTTACCCACACCAGCCTTGGGCTTAGGTCAAGAATTGCTGATGTTATTGCGTTCTCATCATCATTTTACAGGCCGGGATTTAGACATTTGGGTTGATGGTGCCGTTGCTACCGGTTGCGATGCCTATTTAGAACTTTTACCCCATCTTCCCGCATCAGTCCAAAATTTTGCTCGTCATCAACCCCTCTTTTGGGATGAGCGCGTCCGCCCCCGTGTGCGGCGGTTAAAAGCAGAAGACTTAGCTACTTTAGGCAGCACACCCTGTATTGTCCTCACCGACTCTACAGCGGATTTAAGTAAATATTGCCGACCTAACACAGGCCCTTGGCTAATTCTTCTGCCAGAAAAAATTGATATAAAAGTTAATCAAGAATATTTAGCACCCACGACTTTTGAAAGCTATCTTTTAGCTCAACATAGTGATGGGCCAGGTACAACCCAATTAATTCATAATTTACGACCCCAGCACGTTGTTTTTGTTCATGGTTCACCTGCTTATTTAGCTGACCTCACTAGCTTAGAAGAATTACAAAATCGTTACCATATTCATTCTCCAGCGGCGGGAATTTTAGTCGAATTGCCCATTGGCGAAACATTTTTACAACCTTCAGCCCCGGAAACTAACTATGAAGGCGAGTTAACGGAGCTAGAAAAAGTTATTACCATTTCTCTGCCAGATGCAATTACATCTGACCCACGTTGGCAGCAATTTGCCGATACTGGTTTAATAGAAGCCCGTTGGCAGGGTGAAGAACTCATATTACGGGGTTTATCTCAGCGAGAACTCCTCAATCAAAATAGTGTAGACCTAACCCGCAGTCGGTATCCTTATACATGGTCTGATTTGGAATGTTGTGGTACGTGCAGATACCAAAGAGGGCAACGGTGTTGGAATCCCGCTGCCCCGTTGTATAACTTTAAAGTTACTCTAGAAGGTTACTGCCCTGCCTATGAGAACCTGTCAAATCAGGAATCCTGA
- a CDS encoding DUF3082 domain-containing protein translates to MNEPHITPSTDTYKQVAANPLRCITGSIISGGLSFAIYSLMITIATNFANKPIHSQNPIVWKISSAVRTLIVGVVGLGTGIFALVALGLLALGIQLWFQQLTKTKNS, encoded by the coding sequence ATGAATGAACCACATATCACACCATCAACGGATACTTATAAGCAAGTAGCAGCAAATCCATTACGCTGTATAACAGGGTCGATAATTTCGGGAGGACTATCATTTGCAATCTATTCTCTCATGATAACGATCGCCACCAATTTTGCTAACAAACCCATCCATTCCCAAAACCCAATAGTATGGAAAATTAGTTCAGCAGTTCGGACCCTAATTGTAGGTGTAGTAGGATTAGGAACAGGAATATTTGCTCTAGTAGCTCTGGGTTTGTTAGCCTTGGGAATACAATTATGGTTCCAGCAGTTAACAAAAACTAAAAATAGTTAA
- the ispE gene encoding 4-(cytidine 5'-diphospho)-2-C-methyl-D-erythritol kinase — translation MRSYSLIAPAKINLYLEIIGNRPDGYHELAMILQSIDIADQINLQAASTEEIHVYCNHPQVPADQSNLAYRAAELMARQFPDVFSNFGGIDITVTKRIPVAAGLAGGSTNAAAVLVGIDLLWDLGLTKSELEELGATLGSDVSFCISGGTAIATGRGELLSPLPSLNQIHLVLAKYLSLEVSTPWAYKTYRQEFGNSYVKNTEDLVARANAVHSGEMVKAILDKDAAKISQKLHNDLEKVVLPAYPQVLQLRELFATQEGVLGTMMSGSGPSVFAIVESKAQAEIVKQQIRTAIPDEDLELFVTQTIANGIQILQGTGNR, via the coding sequence ATGCGTTCTTATAGCTTAATTGCACCTGCCAAAATCAACTTATATTTAGAGATCATTGGCAATCGCCCTGATGGATATCATGAGTTAGCAATGATACTCCAGAGCATCGACATTGCAGACCAAATTAATTTACAGGCTGCGAGTACTGAAGAGATTCACGTCTACTGTAACCATCCCCAAGTACCGGCAGACCAAAGTAATCTAGCATACCGGGCTGCCGAATTGATGGCAAGACAATTTCCTGATGTTTTTAGTAATTTTGGCGGTATTGATATTACAGTCACAAAACGCATTCCTGTAGCTGCGGGTTTGGCTGGAGGTTCGACCAATGCAGCCGCAGTATTAGTGGGGATAGATTTACTTTGGGACTTGGGATTAACTAAATCAGAATTAGAAGAATTAGGCGCAACTCTTGGCTCAGATGTGTCATTTTGTATTTCTGGAGGAACAGCAATTGCTACAGGTAGAGGTGAACTACTTTCTCCTTTACCAAGTTTAAATCAAATCCATTTAGTATTAGCCAAATATCTCAGTCTAGAAGTATCCACACCTTGGGCATATAAAACCTATCGGCAAGAATTTGGTAATTCTTATGTTAAGAATACTGAAGATTTAGTTGCTCGTGCGAATGCTGTACATTCGGGAGAAATGGTCAAAGCTATTTTAGATAAAGATGCAGCAAAAATCTCTCAAAAACTGCATAATGATTTAGAAAAAGTGGTCTTACCAGCTTATCCTCAAGTCTTGCAACTGCGAGAATTATTTGCTACTCAAGAAGGGGTTTTAGGCACAATGATGTCTGGTTCTGGTCCTTCAGTATTTGCCATTGTTGAATCAAAAGCACAAGCGGAAATAGTCAAACAGCAAATACGGACAGCAATCCCTGACGAAGATTTAGAATTGTTTGTAACTCAGACAATTGCCAATGGCATTCAAATATTACAGGGGACAGGGAATAGGTAA
- a CDS encoding protein kinase domain-containing protein: MANPDSFLGSFLILTLWKARHRLVCKFSNVSNVAVDIVLQILDGLIYPHQMQVSDVESASGKEEKIKAFVHQDLNPNNILITYINRKTVLKIADYGLAKAFDLVGLREHSLTGTQMGTPAFVPRQ; this comes from the coding sequence ATTGCCAACCCTGATTCTTTCCTTGGCTCTTTCCTCATCTTAACACTATGGAAAGCCAGACACAGACTAGTTTGTAAATTTTCGAACGTCTCTAATGTAGCTGTAGACATAGTTCTCCAAATTCTGGATGGTTTAATATATCCTCATCAAATGCAAGTTTCTGATGTTGAATCAGCCAGTGGGAAAGAAGAAAAAATCAAAGCTTTTGTTCATCAAGATTTAAACCCCAACAATATTTTAATTACCTATATCAATCGAAAAACAGTTCTAAAAATAGCAGATTATGGTTTAGCAAAAGCTTTTGATTTAGTAGGTTTAAGGGAGCACTCTTTGACGGGAACTCAGATGGGTACACCTGCATTTGTTCCCCGTCAGTAG
- the rsmA gene encoding 16S rRNA (adenine(1518)-N(6)/adenine(1519)-N(6))-dimethyltransferase RsmA produces the protein MVQPRKQFAQHWLKSEKALNTIVKAAECQETDRVLEIGPGTGILTRRLLPLVHSLLAVEIDPDLCKLLVKQLGERENFLLLQGDFLTLNVPSQLTAFSKFQKQNKVVANIPYNITGPIIEKLLGTIASPNPEPYDSIVLLVQKEVAERLYAKPGSRSFGALSLRVQYLADCELICSVPAGAFYPPPKVDSAVVRLLPRQIEIPVNDPKKLENLVKLGFGSKRKMLRNNLQSVVDRDRLTQLLEQLEINPQVRAEDLSVSQWVTLVNLGTGDWRLGTG, from the coding sequence ATGGTACAACCTCGTAAGCAATTTGCTCAACATTGGTTAAAAAGTGAAAAGGCGCTTAACACAATTGTTAAAGCAGCAGAGTGTCAAGAGACTGATAGGGTTTTGGAAATTGGCCCTGGTACGGGAATTTTAACTCGGCGTTTATTACCTTTAGTTCATTCTCTACTTGCTGTAGAAATTGACCCTGATTTGTGTAAATTGCTGGTAAAACAACTGGGCGAGAGGGAAAATTTTTTGCTTTTGCAAGGGGATTTTCTCACTCTTAATGTCCCTTCCCAACTGACAGCTTTTTCTAAGTTCCAAAAGCAAAATAAGGTTGTTGCGAATATTCCCTACAATATTACGGGTCCAATTATTGAGAAGCTACTGGGTACAATTGCAAGTCCTAACCCAGAACCTTATGATTCCATCGTGCTCCTGGTACAGAAAGAAGTAGCAGAAAGATTATATGCTAAACCAGGGTCAAGAAGTTTCGGGGCCTTGTCGCTGCGGGTGCAGTATTTAGCAGATTGTGAGTTAATTTGTTCTGTTCCGGCTGGTGCATTTTACCCACCACCAAAAGTTGATTCAGCAGTGGTGCGGTTGCTACCCCGACAGATAGAAATTCCAGTGAATGACCCCAAAAAGTTAGAAAATTTGGTTAAATTGGGGTTTGGATCGAAGCGGAAAATGTTAAGAAATAATTTGCAATCGGTGGTTGATCGTGATCGCTTGACTCAATTACTGGAACAATTAGAAATTAATCCCCAAGTACGCGCCGAAGACCTCAGCGTTTCACAATGGGTAACACTGGTAAATTTGGGGACTGGGGACTGGCGACTGGGGACTGGGTAA
- a CDS encoding GerMN domain-containing protein produces the protein MQPKKYILSLTLLVVCTSISSCNSSNYTSRELSVPTPNSTASPRPQTSQVETQPFLTQPSPSDEAPTSANKAVSGKTTTVTLYISDTQCQDYVAKAFLVSADEPINEAVSKVLQERETADFSLAGYRVNVNNDIATIDLRIAPDSKRQIPSLSSCEQFALFGSLRKTLTSNGQWKIKEVRLTEKGEEISP, from the coding sequence ATGCAACCAAAAAAATATATTTTATCTCTAACTTTATTAGTGGTTTGCACCAGCATTAGCAGTTGTAATTCCAGTAATTATACCAGTAGGGAACTTTCAGTACCAACACCAAACAGCACAGCTTCACCAAGACCCCAGACTTCTCAAGTTGAAACTCAACCATTTTTAACCCAACCATCTCCCAGTGACGAAGCACCTACTTCAGCTAACAAAGCCGTCTCTGGTAAAACTACGACTGTCACCCTATACATAAGTGACACCCAATGTCAAGATTATGTTGCGAAGGCATTTTTAGTATCAGCCGATGAACCCATAAATGAAGCCGTTAGTAAAGTCTTACAGGAGCGAGAAACAGCAGATTTTAGCTTGGCTGGGTATCGTGTCAATGTTAATAATGATATTGCTACAATTGATTTGCGAATTGCTCCTGATTCAAAGCGACAAATACCTTCTCTTTCTAGTTGTGAGCAGTTTGCTTTATTTGGTAGTCTCCGCAAAACCTTGACCAGCAATGGCCAATGGAAAATTAAAGAAGTGCGCCTCACGGAGAAAGGTGAAGAAATTTCTCCTTAA
- a CDS encoding DUF6679 family protein, giving the protein MLHRKIYQLCCDGREVCVFLRDQQRWIERARIIDIEGDLVTLRYETDEEDEVCSWEEMVRLESIGAVTQKLASVPRGNIEPLTTEDCPEAERIRNRFTDLNPE; this is encoded by the coding sequence ATGCTACACCGCAAGATTTATCAACTGTGTTGCGACGGGCGGGAGGTATGTGTTTTTTTGCGGGATCAGCAACGCTGGATAGAGCGCGCCCGCATCATTGATATAGAGGGTGATTTAGTGACTCTACGGTATGAAACAGATGAAGAAGATGAAGTTTGTTCCTGGGAAGAGATGGTTCGCCTAGAAAGCATTGGCGCTGTAACGCAAAAATTAGCTTCCGTACCACGGGGTAACATAGAACCTCTCACAACTGAAGATTGTCCTGAAGCGGAGCGTATCCGCAACCGTTTTACTGACTTGAATCCAGAGTAA
- a CDS encoding transposase family protein has translation MPTFEVLGLHFGIWETEAKDTFHYWLEILRDVFPASLLEQLEKHDSDYAMATQNKRQETKSFPPRVLLLNTSLDL, from the coding sequence ATGCCAACATTTGAGGTTTTAGGTTTGCATTTCGGTATATGGGAAACGGAAGCAAAGGACACATTTCATTACTGGCTAGAGATATTACGAGATGTTTTCCCTGCTAGTCTCCTTGAACAGCTAGAAAAACATGATAGTGATTATGCCATGGCGACTCAGAACAAAAGGCAGGAAACAAAGAGTTTTCCACCAAGGGTATTGTTGTTGAACACGTCATTAGACTTGTAA
- a CDS encoding response regulator transcription factor: MMRESSEKILVIEDDATTRHLFIDGLEAEGFVTIGSEKGLVGIQKAQEHLPDLVICDLMMPDIDGYSVLTKLRQDPLTAIIPFIFLTASNTKTSMRKAMELGADDYLSKPCTVDELLKAITIRLEKQAIFQRWYANNSQSLSELAAKSENSESIFPNLPHLQQVFDYIERHYHQGITLSDVAEAVGYSSPYLTTQVAKQTGESVNVWIVKRRMAAARTLLKSTNQTVEEIAMKLGYQNACHFSRQFRQHHGLSPTIWRKEHQSCHVAQTTKLQLIKNRAQLVNPIPLTS, translated from the coding sequence ATGATGCGCGAATCGTCAGAAAAAATTCTTGTAATTGAAGATGATGCTACCACTCGCCATCTCTTCATAGACGGTCTTGAGGCTGAAGGTTTTGTTACTATAGGATCAGAAAAAGGTTTAGTTGGTATCCAGAAAGCACAAGAGCATTTACCTGATTTGGTAATTTGTGATTTAATGATGCCAGATATAGATGGTTACAGTGTTTTAACTAAGTTGCGTCAAGATCCTCTCACTGCAATTATTCCTTTTATTTTTCTCACAGCTAGTAACACTAAGACATCTATGAGAAAAGCTATGGAGTTGGGAGCAGATGATTATTTGAGTAAACCTTGTACTGTAGATGAGTTGCTAAAGGCGATTACTATCCGACTAGAAAAACAAGCTATCTTTCAAAGATGGTATGCGAATAATTCTCAATCATTATCAGAACTAGCTGCTAAATCAGAAAATTCAGAATCAATTTTTCCTAATCTTCCCCACCTTCAACAAGTTTTCGACTATATTGAGCGTCATTACCATCAAGGAATTACTTTGTCTGATGTGGCGGAAGCTGTTGGTTATTCTTCTCCTTATTTAACGACTCAAGTAGCGAAACAAACGGGAGAAAGTGTGAATGTTTGGATTGTTAAGCGCCGCATGGCAGCAGCGCGGACATTACTGAAAAGCACCAATCAGACAGTTGAAGAAATTGCTATGAAACTAGGCTATCAAAATGCTTGTCATTTCTCTCGTCAGTTTCGTCAACATCATGGTTTATCTCCCACTATTTGGAGAAAAGAACATCAATCATGTCATGTTGCTCAAACTACTAAGCTGCAATTAATTAAAAATCGCGCTCAATTAGTAAATCCTATTCCTTTAACTAGTTAA